The Lichenihabitans psoromatis genomic interval TGCTTGGACTGTCGGATTATCTCGACCGCTATCCGCGGCAACTCTCCGGTGGTCAACGCCAGCGGGTCGCGATGGGACGCGCCATCGTCCGCAAGCCGCAGGTGTTTCTGTTCGACGAGCCGCTGTCGAACCTTGACGCCCAACTCAGGGTGCAAATGCGGGTCGAGGTCAAAACGCTGCAGCAGCGGCTCGGCACGACCTCGATTTACGTCACCCACGATCAGATGGAAGCGATGACGATGTCGGACCGCATCGTCATTCTCAATGCGGGCCGCGTGGAACAGATCGGGGCACCGCTCGAGGTCTATGACCGACCCGCCAACCTGTTCGTGGCAGCCTTCATCGGCTCGCCCGCCATGAACCTGCTGCGGGGCCGTCTCGTCGATGGTCCGCAGGGGCATGGCGTCGATCTAGGCGGCCTGATCTTGCCGCTCCCCGGGCGCGTGTCGGCCGAAGCGGGTCGCGCGGTCGTGTTCGGCATCCGCCCCGAGCGTCTCGTGGTCTCCATGGCGGAGGATGCCCTTTCCATGACGGTCGATCTTGTCGAGGCAACGGGTGCCGAGTTGCACGTCCACGGCCATCTCGGCGATCATAAGCTGATCCTGGCTATGCCGGGCCGACGGCTGGTGCGTTCGGGCGATCTCTTGCCGATCGCGGCCGAACCGGCCGATATCCATCTCTTCGACGCCGCCAGCGGGCAGCGGCTCGATCTTCAGCGGGAGAGCGTTCGCGCATGAACCACAATCGGATC includes:
- a CDS encoding ABC transporter ATP-binding protein, yielding MADVEIAHISKSYAAHPVIRDVSLKVADGEFIALVGASGCGKSTLLRMIAGLETITAGTLSIGGRVVNDVPSKDRDIAMVFQNYALYPHLTVAENMGFSLKLRGASKEQMTREIGQAAQVLGLSDYLDRYPRQLSGGQRQRVAMGRAIVRKPQVFLFDEPLSNLDAQLRVQMRVEVKTLQQRLGTTSIYVTHDQMEAMTMSDRIVILNAGRVEQIGAPLEVYDRPANLFVAAFIGSPAMNLLRGRLVDGPQGHGVDLGGLILPLPGRVSAEAGRAVVFGIRPERLVVSMAEDALSMTVDLVEATGAELHVHGHLGDHKLILAMPGRRLVRSGDLLPIAAEPADIHLFDAASGQRLDLQRESVRA